The following coding sequences are from one Desulfurococcus sp. window:
- a CDS encoding ATP-binding protein, whose amino-acid sequence MIEIGVIASGARVSYAPIVVFKGYEKHVKEEALVIVRDAKSERKYLGVLRGSAMLDPLLTHTQRSSIIERPELAGESLDLPYESAYVRILGLLRDGRLEPPVSPPTPRSIVYLVESPGEIGVDLGSGLYVGEHKYSGLLIPLDSRALSYHIAVVGTTGTGKSRLVKAIIDEVLAKTNWRVIVFDHTGMDYAPFYPGRVLNAEEIILDVESISDMLKLSVDVNVIDDYAPIAVTYYALCIANGNPGNCIERVNLKYLGIPDSREQSPRRTLTDKVAWDISEDILEDALLKTSENSSWSVDVFSRILAETASALGARDSTLLKLQLYTKLYGKTVINRLNRMRLRISDIIKKTWEERLVVVDLSSVETEIRRVIVKRVLEKLWEIVVDKHEPVDTLIVVDEAHNYACEKGCYPSNMLIEKTLREGRKWRIGVVLASQRIIDMGVDVRNNVNTVFFSRLQTPYDFDQLKGFVDLAGISMDSTALLETREFYVAGLGNPLKYPMLIRVREVS is encoded by the coding sequence TTGATTGAAATTGGTGTTATAGCTTCAGGGGCCCGAGTCTCCTACGCACCTATAGTAGTCTTCAAGGGCTACGAGAAGCACGTTAAGGAGGAAGCCTTAGTAATCGTTAGAGATGCTAAGAGTGAGAGAAAGTATCTAGGCGTGCTGAGAGGCTCAGCAATGCTGGACCCCCTGCTAACTCATACCCAGAGGTCATCGATTATCGAGAGACCCGAGCTCGCAGGGGAGAGCCTGGATCTACCCTACGAGTCTGCATACGTGAGGATTCTAGGCTTACTAAGGGATGGAAGACTAGAGCCCCCGGTATCCCCGCCGACACCTAGGTCAATAGTATACCTTGTTGAATCCCCCGGGGAAATAGGGGTAGATCTAGGTAGCGGGCTCTACGTCGGCGAGCACAAGTACAGCGGGCTTCTCATACCCCTCGACTCCCGGGCTTTAAGCTACCATATAGCCGTGGTGGGAACAACAGGTACAGGTAAATCCAGGCTTGTGAAGGCTATCATTGATGAAGTACTCGCTAAAACTAATTGGAGGGTGATAGTCTTTGATCACACTGGAATGGACTACGCACCCTTCTATCCTGGTAGAGTTTTGAATGCTGAAGAGATTATTCTGGATGTAGAATCAATTAGTGATATGCTTAAGCTGAGCGTTGACGTCAATGTTATTGATGATTACGCGCCAATAGCTGTAACCTACTATGCATTATGCATTGCGAACGGAAATCCCGGCAACTGTATAGAGAGAGTTAACCTAAAATACCTTGGAATCCCGGATTCAAGAGAGCAGTCTCCAAGAAGAACTCTAACAGATAAAGTCGCATGGGATATAAGCGAAGACATATTAGAGGATGCTCTGCTGAAAACCTCTGAAAACAGCTCTTGGAGTGTAGATGTATTCTCAAGAATACTTGCTGAAACTGCTAGTGCTCTCGGTGCACGTGACTCAACGCTGTTAAAGCTTCAACTTTACACTAAGCTGTATGGTAAAACTGTCATTAATAGATTGAATAGAATGAGACTTAGGATATCGGATATCATCAAGAAGACATGGGAGGAGAGGCTTGTCGTCGTAGATTTAAGCAGTGTTGAAACAGAGATAAGAAGAGTTATTGTTAAGAGAGTCCTGGAGAAGCTATGGGAGATCGTAGTAGATAAGCATGAGCCAGTGGACACCCTGATAGTAGTGGATGAAGCCCACAACTACGCCTGCGAGAAGGGATGCTACCCATCAAACATGCTAATCGAGAAAACACTACGTGAAGGGAGAAAGTGGAGGATTGGAGTAGTTCTCGCAAGCCAGAGGATAATAGATATGGGTGTAGACGTCAGGAACAACGTTAACACAGTATTCTTCAGCAGACTCCAGACACCATACGACTTCGATCAACTGAAAGGCTTTGTAGACCTAGCCGGCATCTCAATGGATTCCACAGCCCTGCTGGAGACAAGAGAGTTCTATGTGGCGGGACTCGGCAACCCCCTCAAGTACCCTATGCTCATAAGAGTCCGCGAGGTCAGCTAG
- a CDS encoding DNA double-strand break repair nuclease NurA: protein MVARKISRELDKIRVIRSKVRRLIEERSDLFHIGVAGEPLKLCFEAVDSGFTAPAIELLGGYLAVINVVSVRYGSTCSRTQVSARTHVNLWFNEDETGLMAKVLERKRALELLEARRLALEMLGGKPLFDVLLLDGEIAPRITYTVEHGRLRRNLEKFINLSRKLVESALSSATPVVGVLKRSYARDIAVTLGLTDIRINDRVLMSLALKPGEYLIVKRSEEGVYGSLSRALREIGKSVEDAEIKRWVNSRLKWYEGLMSALGDKAREIGLGFYRPPGTLYPVATKVEYVVPEDFSIEKLFSSIMYISTSTGIPAPIDQADALSAVTRELRHIVYEKLKAEVAGNLGVEDRDLLLVLSLMNPEKLLHLIG from the coding sequence GTGGTGGCGAGAAAGATCTCTAGAGAGCTCGATAAAATACGCGTGATTAGAAGCAAGGTTAGAAGACTAATAGAAGAGAGAAGCGATTTATTCCATATAGGTGTAGCAGGAGAGCCCTTAAAACTATGCTTCGAAGCTGTTGACTCAGGCTTCACAGCACCGGCAATAGAGCTCCTCGGGGGATACCTAGCGGTAATCAATGTTGTCTCCGTTAGATACGGTTCAACATGCAGTAGAACACAGGTAAGCGCTAGAACCCACGTCAACTTATGGTTCAATGAGGATGAAACCGGGTTAATGGCTAAAGTACTCGAGAGAAAGAGGGCTTTAGAGCTACTTGAAGCTAGAAGACTAGCCCTAGAGATGCTGGGAGGCAAGCCATTATTTGATGTACTATTACTAGATGGCGAGATCGCCCCGAGAATCACATATACAGTAGAGCATGGTAGGCTGAGAAGAAATCTCGAGAAATTCATTAATCTATCCAGAAAGCTAGTTGAAAGCGCGCTTAGCTCGGCAACCCCTGTAGTCGGAGTGTTAAAGAGAAGCTATGCTAGAGATATAGCTGTCACCCTAGGCTTAACTGACATCAGAATCAATGATAGAGTTCTAATGAGCCTGGCTTTAAAGCCGGGAGAATACCTCATCGTGAAGCGCAGCGAGGAAGGTGTGTATGGAAGCTTGAGTAGAGCGCTCAGAGAGATCGGTAAAAGCGTTGAAGACGCTGAGATTAAAAGATGGGTTAACTCCAGGTTGAAGTGGTATGAGGGATTAATGAGTGCTCTAGGCGATAAAGCACGAGAGATCGGGCTGGGATTCTACAGGCCCCCTGGAACCCTCTACCCTGTAGCTACTAAAGTAGAGTACGTGGTTCCCGAAGACTTCAGTATAGAAAAACTGTTCTCTAGCATCATGTATATAAGCACAAGCACTGGTATACCAGCCCCCATAGACCAGGCTGATGCCCTCTCAGCTGTGACAAGAGAGCTGAGGCACATCGTCTACGAGAAGCTTAAGGCTGAAGTAGCAGGAAACCTGGGGGTTGAGGATAGAGACCTACTACTAGTTCTCTCCCTCATGAACCCAGAAAAGCTACTTCACTTAATAGGCTGA
- a CDS encoding glycosyl hydrolase-related protein has translation MAGDVYRKAYEFWDKPEIVSTGRQPSTPSREFISIRSGHVVLEALKRAEDGRGVIARVYSVSSERNQAIISLWKNFTATEVNILEEAVGNHEIKAHGSVQLELQPFEVKTLKLELDRQAS, from the coding sequence TTGGCTGGCGATGTATACAGGAAAGCCTATGAATTCTGGGATAAACCCGAAATTGTATCTACAGGCAGGCAGCCGTCGACCCCTTCTAGAGAATTCATATCTATTAGAAGCGGGCATGTAGTACTAGAAGCCCTTAAGAGAGCTGAGGATGGAAGAGGAGTTATAGCGAGAGTTTATAGTGTATCCAGTGAGAGAAACCAGGCTATTATAAGCCTCTGGAAAAACTTCACTGCTACTGAAGTCAACATTCTAGAGGAGGCCGTAGGCAACCATGAAATCAAAGCCCACGGCTCAGTGCAGCTGGAGCTCCAGCCATTCGAGGTGAAGACCCTTAAACTAGAATTAGACAGGCAAGCTAGTTGA